One segment of Urocitellus parryii isolate mUroPar1 chromosome 5, mUroPar1.hap1, whole genome shotgun sequence DNA contains the following:
- the Rpl3 gene encoding large ribosomal subunit protein uL3 — translation MSHRKFSAPRHGSLGFLPRKRSSRHRGKVKSFPKDDPSKPVHLTAFLGYKAGMTHIVREVDRPGSKVNKKEVVEAVTIVETPPMVVVGIVGYVETPRGLRTFKTIFAEHISDECKRRFYKNWHKSKKKAFTKYCKKWQDDMGKKQLEKDFNSMKKYCQVIRIIAHTQMRLLPLRQKKAHLMEIQVNGGTVAEKLDWARERLEQQVPVNQVFGQDEMIDVIGVTKGKGYKGVTSRWHTKKLPRKTHRGLRKVACIGAWHPARVAFSVARAGQKGYHHRTEINKKIYKIGQGYLIKDGKLIKNNASTDYDLSDKSINPLGGFVHYGEVTNDFVMLKGCVVGTKKRVLTLRKSLLVQTKRRALEKIDLKFIDTTSKFGHGRFQTMEEKKAFMGPLKKDRIAKEEGA, via the exons ATG TCTCACAGGAAATTCTCCGCTCCCAGACATGGATCCTTAGGCTTCTTGCCTCGAAAGCGTAGCAGCAGGCATCGAGGGAAGGTGAAGAGCTTCCCAAAGGATGACCCTTCAAAGCCTGTCCACCTCACAGCCTTTTTGGGCTATAAGGCTGGCATGACTCACATTGTCCGGGAAGTTGATAGGCCAGGATCCA AGGTGAACAAGAAGGAGGTTGTGGAGGCTGTGACCATAGTGGAGACACCGCCCATGGTGGTTGTAGGCATTGTGGGCTACGTGGAAACCCCTAGAGGCCTCCGAACCTTCAAGACCATCTTTGCTGAGCATATCAGTGATGAGTGCAAAAGGCGCTTCTATAAGAACTG GCATAAATCTAAGAAGAAGGCCTTTACCAAATACTGCAAGAAGTGGCAGGATGACATGGGCAAGAAGCAACTGGAGAAGGACTTCAATAGCATGAAGAAATATTGCCAGGTCATCCGCATTATCGCCCACACCCAG ATGCGGCTGCTTCCTCTGCGCCAGAAGAAAGCCCACCTGATGGAGATCCAGGTGAATGGAGGCACCGTGGCTGAGAAACTGGACTGGGCCCGGGAGAGGCTAGAGCAGCAGGTCCCAGTGAACCAGGTGTTTGGGCAGGATGAGATGATTGACGTCATAGGAGTGACCAAGGGCAAAGGCTACAAAG GGGTCACCAGTCGCTGGCACACCAAGAAGCTTCCCCGCAAGACCCACCGAGGGCTGCGGAAGGTCGCCTGTATTGGAGCCTGGCATCCTGCCCGTGTGGCCTTCTCTGTGGCTCGGGCTGGCCAGAAAGGCTACCATCACCGCACCGAGATCAACAAGAAG ATCTATAAGATTGGCCAGGGCTACCTCATCAAGGATGGCAAACTAATCAAGAATAATGCTTCCACTGACTACGACCTGTCTGACAAGAGCATCAACCCTCTG GGTGGTTTTGTCCACTATGGTGAAGTGACCAATGACTTCGTCATGCTGAAAGGCTGTGTGGTGGGGACCAAGAAGCGGGTGCTCACTCTCCGCAAG TCCTTGCTGGTACAGACCAAACGGCGCGCTCTGGAGAAGATTGACCTTAAGTTCATCGACACCACCTCCAAGTTTGGCCATGGCCGCTTCCAGACCATGGAGGAGAAGAAAGCATTCATG GGACCACTTAAGAAAGACCGCATTGCCAAGGAGGAAGGTGCTTGA